In Oryzias latipes chromosome 15, ASM223467v1, the following proteins share a genomic window:
- the LOC101156913 gene encoding semaphorin-4G, with amino-acid sequence MIFFSTHIGECLSERMQEARPLASQLLLLSCLCVAASGYPFRPPLDLDVTPRVTVLISGVQGSRRFQSSTVNYSTLLLEADRERLYVGARGAVFALNATDISANPAPSIEWEASAEQKFQCLLKGKDNKTECYNHIRLLQRFNSTHLYMCGTHAFSPLCAYIEEKRFVMSSQPEEGRDKCPYGPTTGYTGLLVDQQLYTASQYEFRSFPDIRRNSPSPTLKTEDAPTRWLNEAEFVGSSLVKERLDSSNGGDDKIYFFFTERNQDYSGTYGQSRVARVARVCKGDRGGHLTLQKRWTSFLKARLTCSLPEYDFHFNMLRSVFVMPDVEQQEPLFYGIFGLEWKNVKASAVCRFSLAEVQKAFQGPYMETQDSGSKWTEYTGKIPEPRPGTCINDALRARGINISTSLPDDVLEFVRRHPLMSHQVQPLDKRPVLFRRTTDYTHMAAHVVQGLDGETYHVLYMGTDEGWVHKAVEVQGQIHIIEELELFEEPQPITNLLISTKQVSLYIGSPSGVVQLPLSNCRRYPTCYECIFARDPHCAWNSEECVDVVAQANRSALIQDIQHGNRGCEKAHYDVAQKSRSVRVGDDVLLQCELISNLATPLWTLNGKELQGYDLNSGFRSGTDGLLVIEAQVGQSGLYTCHAVENKIRVAIVTYNVTIVADLPPAPPVDPASTLVVTQSRASEDTSFERTSLEPPSLLLTPSKYLSPKNMEALYLSLITVLSGIVVVLAVVLVYMGFCLQVGSSGKYSLRAAAAAYPRNNKNKKSKTQHRHSSHLELKTISSHCKGNGICNGMSKLHNGSMQDLGFLQIVPGEGHTSPSRETPPPAPPLPSTPQHPSPEGNHPNGFAATLPSVLRRMNGNSYILLRQSDSESISPFPFADELSKILEKRKHTQLLPIPDESSV; translated from the exons GTGTCCAGGGCAGCAGACGTTTCCAGTCTTCTACAGTCAACTACAGCACACTGCTGCTGGAGGCTGACAGAGAGCGTCTTTATGTGGGGGCTCGAGGAGCTGTTTTCGCTCTCAATGCCACTGACATTTCAGCCAACCCTGCACCGTCT ATTGAGTGGGAGGCCTCAGCAGAGCAAAAGTTTCAGTGCCTACTTAAGGGAAAAGACAACAAG acGGAGTGTTATAATCACATTCGATTACTCCAAAGGTTTAACTCGACTCATCTCTACATGTGTGGGACTCACGCCTTCAGTCCGCTCTGTGCTTACATA gaggagaaaaggTTTGTTATGTCATCACAGCCAGAAGAAGGCAGGGATAAATGTCCCTATGGGCCAACGACAGGTTATACTGGTCTCCTCGTAG accAACAGTTGTACACAGCTTCCCAGTATGAGTTTCGGAGCTTTCCAGATATTCGCCGCAACTCTCCGTCTCCCACTCTGAAGACAGAAGATGCGCCCACGCGCTGGCTAAATG AAGCGGAGTTTGTGGGTTCATCCCTCGTGAAGGAGCGATTGGACAGCAGCAATGGCGGCGATGATAAGATCTACTTCTTCTTTACAGAGAGGAATCAAGACTACTCTGGAACCTACGGCCAGAGCAGGGTGGCACGAGTGGCTCGGGTTTGTAAG GGAGACCGAGGAGGTCATTTGACTCTCCAAAAACGCTGGACTTCCTTCCTTAAGGCCAGGCTGACTTGTTCCCTGCCTGAATATGACTTCCACTTCAACATGCTGCGCAGCGTGTTTGTTATGCCTGATGTGGAACAGCAGGAACCCCTTTTCTACGGCATCTTTGGCCTGGAGTG GAAAAACGTAAAGGCGTCTGCAGTGTGTCGCTTCAGCCTGGCTGAAGTCCAAAAGGCTTTTCAAGGACCCTACATGGAGACCCAGGACTCTGGCTCTAAGTGGACGGAATACACTGGAAAGATCCCGGAACCGCGGCCCGGAACT TGTATAAATGATGCTTTGAGGGCCAGGGGCATAAACATTTCCACCTCCCTGCCTGATGATGTGTTGGAGTTTGTCAGGCGCCATCCTCTGATGTCCCATCAAGTCCAACCTCTAGACAAACGGCCTGTTTTGTTTAGGCGGACAACAGACTACACACATATGGCAGCACATGTGGTCCAGGGACTCGACGGAGAAACGTACCATGTTTTATACATGGGGACAG ATGAAGGCTGGGTACACAAAGCTGTGGAGGTCCAAGGTCAGATCCACATTATAGAAGAGCTTGAACTGTTTGAGGAACCGCAGCCAATCACAAATCTACTAATATCCACAAAGCAG GTGAGCTTGTATATAGGCTCTCCTTCTGGTGTGGTTCAGCTTCCACTCTCCAACTGTCGCAGATATCCTACCTGCTATGAATGCATCTTTGCCAGAGACCCACACTGTGCCTGGAACAGCGAAGAGTGTGTGGACGTTGTCGCACAGGCGAACAG ATCCGCTCTCATACAAGACATCCAGCACGGCAACAGGGGATGTGAGAAGGCACACTACG ATGTTGCTCAGAAAAGCCGCTCCGTGCGTGTGGGTGATGACGTCCTGCTGCAGTGTGAGCTCATCTCCAACCTGGCAACACCTCTCTGGACTCTGAATGGCAAGGAGCTGCAAGGCTATGACCTTAACTCTGGTTTCAGGTCAGGTACGGATGGCCTGCTGGTCATTGAGGCCCAAGTGGGCCAGAGCGGTCTGTACACCTGTCATGCTGTTGAAAACAAAATCCGAGTTGCCATAGTTACCTACAATGTAACTATTGTTGCTGACCTGCCTCCTGCACCACCTGTTGATCCAGCTTCAACGCTCGTTGTCACTCAGTCGAGAGCATCCGAGGATACCTCTTTTGAAAGAACATCACTGGAACCCCCAAGTCTGCTTCTCACACCTTCAAAGTACTTGTCTCCCAAAAACATGGAGGCCTTGTATCTGTCTCTTATCACAGTCCTTTCTGGCATTGTTGTGGTCCTCGCTGTGGTTCTCGTCTACATGGGCTTTTGCTTGCAAGTTGGCAGCAGTGGGAAGTACTCGCTgcgtgctgcagctgctgcatatccaagaaacaacaagaacaagAAAAGCAAAACGCAGCACAGACACTCCTCCCACTTGGAGTTAAAGACCATCTCCAGTCACTGCAAGGGCAACGGCATTTGTAATGGAATGTCAAAGCTGCATAATGGCAGCATGCAAGATTTGGGTTTTCTACAAATAGTCCCTGGTGAGGGTCACACTTCGCCCAGTAGAGAGACTCCTCCCCCAGCCCCACCTCTACCTTCTACCCCCCAGCATCCCTCTCCAGAGGGCAACCACCCCAACGGGTTTGCAGCCACGCTGCCGAGTGTTTTAAGGAGAATGAATGGAAACAGCTACATTTTGCTAAGGCAGAGTGATTCTGAAAGCATATCTCCATTCCCTTTTGCTGATGAGCTCAGTAAGATCTTGGAGAAGAGAAAACACACTCAACTGCTACCCATACCAGACGAGAGCTCTGTATGA